The stretch of DNA TAGATAAAATTGACATAAGTAATTTGAAACTGtctattcaaattaaattattttattttaccaaagtAGTTAACAACACATAAGAATAAGGTAATATGAAGAAACAAAAGGACATCCTTGAAGCACTTTTCAGTGATACATTCTAAATAAAACACATACGtatataaatcaataaaaaagaacaatGTTTTGTCACGAACatttaagtaaaatacaaaaagaatttctaattaaatatttcCATGCATATACTTCccaaagtattaaaactttttgcAACCTAATCATAATTCCAAACCCATGATTATACAGATAATATTGATTACAGAACATTTTACATAATACTATTTTGTTGCCATATAAAAATAACTCTACATGTGCATCTCAGTTTTCATAAAAGGCTAAAACCTTCAATAAAAAAGGAGCAGCACCATTACGGGTATATAAGTGTTTGGTTTTAGAAATGAAAtgttgatcagattttttttttcctcttttgataGTTAGAAACTTGCTTTCTTAATCTTCCTCTTCCTCTTCAGACTCTTCTTCAGCATTCTGCAACCACTCAACAAATTTCCTAGTTTGGTCCAAAAATATGCTTTTCCCTTTTGGTGAATGAGCTTCTTTGTACCACTTGAGGATTGCGTCTTCACTCAATACATCGGCTCGGTAAAAAAGTACaagaattttttcaaatactttcatAAATGCCATGTTATCGTAGCAATATTCCTGAACCTTCACAAGTAGCGCAATTTCAGCTTTTGTACTGGAAGTAAAAGCTGAGAGAAGTTGAGTGTATTTTCTTAAATGCTTTACAGCTTGGTCAAGAACAAGTTCTTGGCGTTTGTTCCAATCCACAATGGTCATCAATGACGTCCAGAGCAAGACGGCAATTTCTTGTTCAGGTAttgaattctttttcatttgctCTTTCACAACTGATATGATTTCATCCAGAGGAACGTTGCTGGTCAATAATTCTGCAACTTGTTGATGGAGttctttttttacacttttatttTCTTGAGCTTTTAAATACTCAGCTAATTGGGTTAAACCATGGGATTTGAAGATGGAACTTAAATATTCGATTGATCTTTTGCTTGTTGGAAGAAATTCTAAAAGCCGAGAATCTAATCCAGCTTTACGAAGAGCAGCCCACACAGCATTGCTGTCTTTTTCATCTagccaaactttaaaaatttcaatgataaaTTCCAGAGCAATGCCATCTTTAACTAAGTGATCTTGAAGTGTTTTGGAAAGAACAGTTGGACCTAGCTGACCTCCGGAGAGTAAAATAGCTGTAACTTTTCCGAGTTTTGACCTTTGTTCAGGGGTGAATCCCTTAAGAAACATGAAAATCTTTTTGAATTCATCATCTAGAGTTTTTTCCAAATACTTGTATCTCCGGATCAACTTCGTAATCACTTGTGCATGATTTTTTAGTGTTCCTAAatcattttcagcagaaaaaacACAGACATCAGCCCTACAGGTTTTCAAGGGGTCAAGATCGGGCGCGAGCGTGCCACCTGGAGCTAGAATGCCCCCAgcaattaaaatatcaaatagaacCTCTCCGTAACGCCTGTAATCTAATTTTGACCCCGCAGAATCTAAAAATTTAGATACCTGTTCCAGATCTGTCCCTGTTTCATTTAGGCCTTGTAAAATTGCGTCTCTGAAGCTCGCAGGGTCATACTTTTCTTTCTCGTCCCTTTTACGGGTCTTGATTCTCTGCCCCGAAAGTGTCGGTTTCTCTGTCTTCTGACTCATTAATCAAGACTGATACAGTGATTACAAATTGATGAGGGCGATagctt from Uloborus diversus isolate 005 chromosome 5, Udiv.v.3.1, whole genome shotgun sequence encodes:
- the LOC129222232 gene encoding eIF5-mimic protein 2-like is translated as MSQKTEKPTLSGQRIKTRKRDEKEKYDPASFRDAILQGLNETGTDLEQVSKFLDSAGSKLDYRRYGEVLFDILIAGGILAPGGTLAPDLDPLKTCRADVCVFSAENDLGTLKNHAQVITKLIRRYKYLEKTLDDEFKKIFMFLKGFTPEQRSKLGKVTAILLSGGQLGPTVLSKTLQDHLVKDGIALEFIIEIFKVWLDEKDSNAVWAALRKAGLDSRLLEFLPTSKRSIEYLSSIFKSHGLTQLAEYLKAQENKSVKKELHQQVAELLTSNVPLDEIISVVKEQMKKNSIPEQEIAVLLWTSLMTIVDWNKRQELVLDQAVKHLRKYTQLLSAFTSSTKAEIALLVKVQEYCYDNMAFMKVFEKILVLFYRADVLSEDAILKWYKEAHSPKGKSIFLDQTRKFVEWLQNAEEESEEEEED